A genomic window from Sanguibacter antarcticus includes:
- a CDS encoding ABC transporter ATP-binding protein, whose product MGEPGVLTGEHGVLAGAHGVQTDGRSTVTGSTATTGSPRGTGLRLEDVVVEYPGLRSAPPTVAVAGASLTVAPGEVVALLGASGCGKSSLLRAVAGLEPVASGHVAWDGADMDGVPVHERGFGLMFQEGQLFAHLDVARNVEYGLRMQRVPRAARRARVEELLEVVGLPGSGRRAVATMSGGERQRVALARALAPQPQLLLLDEPLSALDRGLRERLAVDLRAALVATGTTALFVTHDHDEAFTVADRVAVMARGHLLQVAAPHDLWSAPASREVAEFLGYQAFLPGVDGPRAVGPSGLVLVGVEGAAASGTVVSSVFRRGRTEVTVDADLGDGMRRYSVVGTAPGAGSTSSEVSYAAGDVVGIAVDATQTVPLLGA is encoded by the coding sequence ATGGGCGAGCCCGGAGTACTGACGGGTGAGCACGGCGTGCTGGCCGGCGCGCACGGGGTGCAGACCGACGGGCGGTCGACGGTCACGGGAAGCACCGCGACCACGGGCAGCCCCCGTGGCACGGGCCTGCGGCTCGAGGACGTCGTCGTCGAGTACCCCGGCCTGCGGTCTGCTCCGCCGACGGTCGCTGTCGCGGGTGCGTCGCTCACCGTCGCGCCCGGCGAGGTCGTCGCGCTGCTCGGGGCGAGCGGGTGCGGAAAGTCGAGCCTGCTGCGCGCCGTCGCGGGGCTCGAGCCGGTCGCGTCCGGCCACGTGGCGTGGGACGGGGCCGACATGGACGGGGTGCCCGTCCACGAGCGCGGTTTCGGCCTCATGTTCCAGGAGGGGCAGCTCTTCGCGCACCTCGACGTGGCGCGCAACGTCGAGTACGGGCTGCGGATGCAGCGGGTGCCACGGGCTGCGCGCCGCGCGCGGGTCGAGGAGCTGCTCGAGGTCGTGGGCCTGCCAGGCAGCGGACGGCGGGCGGTCGCGACGATGTCCGGTGGCGAGCGCCAGCGGGTCGCGCTCGCGCGGGCTCTGGCCCCCCAGCCGCAGCTGCTCCTGCTCGACGAGCCGCTCTCCGCCCTCGACCGGGGCCTGCGTGAACGTCTCGCGGTCGACCTGCGGGCCGCTCTCGTGGCGACCGGGACCACCGCGCTGTTCGTCACGCACGACCACGACGAGGCGTTCACGGTCGCCGACCGGGTGGCGGTCATGGCGCGCGGTCATCTGCTGCAGGTCGCTGCACCGCACGATCTGTGGTCGGCGCCGGCGAGCCGTGAGGTCGCCGAGTTCCTCGGGTACCAGGCGTTCCTGCCCGGGGTCGACGGTCCGCGGGCGGTCGGTCCGTCGGGCCTGGTGCTCGTCGGTGTCGAGGGGGCCGCGGCGTCCGGGACGGTCGTCAGCTCGGTCTTCCGTCGGGGGCGCACGGAGGTGACCGTCGACGCAGACCTCGGTGACGGGATGCGGCGCTACTCGGTGGTCGGCACGGCCCCAGGCGCCGGGAGCACCAGCAGCGAGGTGTCGTACGCGGCGGGGGACGTCGTCGGGATCGCGGTCGACGCGACGCAGACCGTCCCGCTGCTCGGAGCGTGA
- a CDS encoding MBL fold metallo-hydrolase: protein MTTTTAARPGPAPQAPQSCADADEWFHVEDIGDGIVLIAEPGHVNTFLVLGTDRALLFDTGLGISSISEVIRSLTDLPLVVVNSHDHVDHRGGNADLVAHADEIGLIGIGAHVSAVEPLADGCTPKHGAADPAFLTAYAAAMHDVHAQYETYAALDAQSFYALAGLGQMRPMPDTTGWTVPAVAPTFTLADGDTIDLGKRTLRVVHTPGHSPDSISLVEDATGILLAGDTIIAAGFWLHNDGADLAAFARSAAHLARTPSLRRVLTAHNLVSERSPAYVEAVARAAALVHGGHSHGVPGRDMLGNAVTRHDVGGVTLLLPAPAPAPTSVPAPSPTPTPTPTPTPTPTPTPTPTPTPTPAPAAPAPALSAVVPGASTDEEETS from the coding sequence ATGACCACCACGACCGCAGCCCGTCCCGGGCCCGCTCCCCAGGCGCCGCAGTCCTGCGCCGACGCCGACGAGTGGTTCCACGTCGAAGACATCGGTGACGGCATCGTCCTCATCGCCGAGCCCGGCCACGTCAACACGTTCCTCGTGCTCGGGACCGACCGCGCGCTGCTCTTCGACACCGGCCTCGGCATCTCCTCCATCTCCGAGGTCATCCGCTCGCTCACCGACCTGCCGCTCGTCGTGGTCAACTCCCACGACCACGTCGACCACCGCGGCGGCAACGCCGACCTCGTCGCGCACGCCGACGAGATCGGGCTCATCGGGATCGGCGCCCACGTCAGCGCGGTCGAGCCGCTCGCCGACGGCTGCACCCCCAAGCACGGCGCCGCCGACCCCGCCTTCCTCACGGCCTACGCCGCCGCGATGCACGACGTCCACGCCCAGTACGAGACCTACGCCGCCCTCGACGCGCAGAGCTTCTACGCGCTCGCAGGCCTCGGCCAGATGCGTCCGATGCCCGACACGACGGGCTGGACAGTCCCCGCCGTGGCGCCGACGTTCACCCTCGCCGACGGCGACACGATCGACCTCGGCAAGCGGACCCTGCGCGTGGTCCACACGCCCGGGCACAGCCCCGACTCCATCAGCCTCGTCGAGGACGCCACCGGCATCCTGCTCGCCGGCGACACGATCATCGCCGCCGGATTCTGGCTCCACAACGACGGAGCCGACCTCGCCGCCTTCGCCCGGTCCGCCGCACACCTCGCTCGCACCCCGTCGTTGCGCCGGGTCCTCACCGCCCACAACCTCGTCTCCGAGCGGTCGCCCGCGTACGTCGAGGCCGTCGCGCGCGCCGCGGCGCTCGTTCACGGCGGCCACTCCCACGGCGTCCCTGGCCGAGACATGCTCGGCAACGCCGTCACCCGGCACGACGTCGGCGGGGTCACGCTCCTCCTGCCGGCACCTGCACCGGCACCAACATCGGTACCTGCGCCATCGCCAACACCAACACCAACACCAACACCAACACCAACACCAACGCCAACACCAACACCAACACCAACACCAACACCGGCACCGGCAGCACCCGCACCTGCGTTGTCGGCCGTCGTGCCGGGAGCGAGCACCGACGAGGAGGAGACCTCATGA
- a CDS encoding pyridoxine/pyridoxamine 5'-phosphate oxidase gives MTIENPLDTLAAWADEAESAGLASPRTLTFATVGADGAPHARIVLSTVIDSQHVRFHSSRPTAKTRDIAENPRASAVFYWPDLSRQVILHGTATELDEATSRVAYPTRPRQLQLVAWAYDDVLTEVGVLGAQATPPEETTSRTVASDVPTSTERIAASVAHHGAQDPATLPMPGSWTTIAFVPDRVDLWQGVGPEVAAHKARYDKGADGTWQRSEILP, from the coding sequence ATGACGATCGAGAACCCGCTCGACACCCTCGCCGCCTGGGCCGACGAGGCGGAGTCCGCCGGGCTCGCGAGCCCCCGCACCCTCACCTTCGCGACCGTCGGTGCAGACGGTGCACCGCACGCCCGCATCGTCTTGAGCACCGTCATCGACTCCCAGCACGTGCGTTTCCACAGCTCACGACCGACGGCCAAGACCCGCGACATCGCGGAGAACCCGCGGGCGAGCGCCGTGTTCTACTGGCCCGACCTCTCCCGGCAGGTGATCCTCCACGGCACCGCGACCGAGCTCGACGAGGCGACGTCGCGCGTGGCCTACCCGACGCGCCCGCGTCAGCTCCAGCTCGTCGCGTGGGCCTACGACGACGTGCTCACCGAGGTCGGCGTGCTCGGAGCGCAGGCGACGCCCCCTGAGGAGACGACCTCGCGCACGGTGGCCTCCGACGTACCGACGTCCACCGAGCGCATCGCCGCGAGCGTCGCCCACCACGGCGCGCAGGACCCGGCGACGCTCCCCATGCCGGGCTCGTGGACGACGATCGCGTTCGTCCCCGACCGCGTCGACCTGTGGCAGGGCGTCGGCCCCGAGGTCGCCGCCCACAAGGCCCGCTACGACAAGGGCGCGGACGGGACGTGGCAGCGGTCCGAGATCCTGCCCTGA
- a CDS encoding HNH endonuclease family protein: protein MSRPARSSWSRIRSVVVIVVGLVVLALGAGVFSDGGLDLDVLTGTEEATTAPPAAGPLTPLTAEALDQVVTTASAADPTTALAAIMTLDVKGRAPKTGYDRDEFGPSWSDVDHNGCDTRNDILARDLTNETFEADTHDCVVLTGTFVEPYSGGTIAFQRGQDTSGAVQIDHIVALSDAWQKGAQSWDADTRKAFANDPLNLLASDGPLNAQKGDGDTATWLPPNGAFRCTYVARQVAVKQSYDVWVTQAERDAMLTVLSTCPQEPLPEAVPAAG, encoded by the coding sequence ATGTCACGCCCCGCTCGGTCGTCCTGGAGCCGCATCCGCTCCGTCGTCGTCATCGTCGTCGGGCTGGTCGTCCTCGCCCTCGGCGCGGGGGTGTTCAGCGACGGCGGGCTCGACCTCGACGTCCTCACCGGGACCGAAGAAGCGACGACCGCGCCCCCGGCAGCCGGACCCCTGACGCCCCTCACCGCCGAGGCTCTCGACCAGGTGGTCACGACGGCCTCCGCCGCGGACCCGACGACGGCGCTCGCCGCCATCATGACGCTCGACGTCAAGGGCCGCGCCCCGAAGACGGGCTACGACCGCGACGAGTTCGGCCCCTCCTGGTCCGACGTCGACCACAACGGGTGCGACACCCGCAACGACATCCTCGCCCGCGACCTCACGAACGAGACCTTCGAGGCCGACACCCACGACTGCGTGGTCCTCACCGGCACGTTCGTCGAGCCGTACAGCGGCGGGACGATCGCCTTCCAGCGCGGCCAGGACACGTCCGGCGCCGTGCAGATCGACCACATCGTCGCGCTCTCGGACGCGTGGCAGAAGGGCGCCCAGTCGTGGGACGCCGACACCCGCAAGGCCTTCGCGAACGACCCGCTCAACCTCCTGGCCTCCGACGGGCCGCTCAACGCTCAGAAGGGCGACGGCGACACGGCGACGTGGCTGCCGCCGAACGGAGCGTTCCGCTGCACGTACGTCGCCCGGCAGGTCGCCGTGAAGCAGAGCTACGACGTGTGGGTCACGCAGGCCGAGCGCGACGCGATGCTCACGGTGCTCTCGACGTGCCCGCAGGAGCCGCTCCCGGAGGCGGTGCCTGCAGCGGGGTGA
- a CDS encoding amidohydrolase family protein, producing MTRQGSRTVVGLGAPDGSPSMAGRTVSEVRGVRLLDGTLANLTLAGGQITSVARSDAGPDRKALQRASASASASASASGSSNSGIRPDLGPTSARSRDECPSSADGSAGGAAAAAAAASAAAGGDVVDARGWRVVPAASEPHAHLDKALSGERIDYFSGTEQNDLPAAIAQWQRLLTTIDEADIRARATRAIERYVANGITSIRTHVDFPLSGDPLRGFVALKKVQRALEGVLTVQIVGLAGFHTPDTVIDEAIGLGLDVIGGCPHISPDPHRETTRMLDLAERTGLPVDLHTDEQVAADELDILDLAHQVMARGLQQRVTASHCVRLGSLPPERLRPVLDVVARAGLGIVTLPITNLYLQAWDATHLAPRGLTAVRAILDAGIPLAAGADNLRDPFNPVGRADPFETTSLLMTAGHLTPVEALAAVTSGPRTVMGLAPVGTAVGDASDLVLVPDVDLGDVLAGAVDARIVVHQGRVLSDTRTHRSLDLSGSASQDAAGPASAAPIRTLPALQPVR from the coding sequence ATGACCCGCCAGGGCAGCAGGACCGTCGTGGGCCTCGGAGCGCCGGACGGCTCGCCGTCGATGGCAGGCCGAACCGTCTCAGAGGTCCGGGGTGTCCGCCTGCTAGACGGCACGCTCGCGAACCTCACGCTCGCGGGCGGACAGATCACGTCCGTCGCCCGGTCGGACGCAGGCCCCGACAGGAAAGCCCTCCAGCGAGCGTCCGCATCCGCATCCGCGTCCGCGTCCGCATCCGGGTCGTCGAACTCGGGCATCCGTCCCGACCTCGGGCCGACGAGCGCCCGATCTCGAGACGAATGCCCGAGCTCGGCGGACGGATCTGCGGGAGGTGCAGCCGCAGCCGCAGCCGCAGCATCCGCAGCAGCCGGCGGTGACGTCGTCGACGCCCGTGGGTGGCGGGTCGTGCCTGCTGCTTCGGAGCCGCACGCGCACCTCGACAAGGCGTTGAGCGGCGAGCGCATCGACTACTTCTCCGGCACCGAGCAGAACGACCTGCCTGCAGCGATCGCGCAGTGGCAGCGCCTGCTCACCACGATCGACGAAGCCGACATCCGTGCCCGTGCCACCCGGGCGATCGAGCGGTACGTCGCGAACGGGATCACGAGCATCCGCACGCACGTCGACTTCCCGCTCTCGGGGGACCCGCTGCGCGGCTTCGTCGCGCTGAAGAAGGTGCAGCGTGCGCTCGAGGGCGTGCTCACCGTCCAGATCGTCGGTCTCGCCGGGTTCCACACACCCGACACGGTGATCGACGAGGCGATTGGGCTCGGCCTCGACGTCATCGGCGGCTGCCCGCACATCTCCCCGGACCCGCACCGCGAGACCACCCGCATGCTCGACCTCGCGGAGCGCACCGGGCTGCCGGTCGACCTCCACACGGACGAGCAGGTCGCTGCGGACGAGCTCGACATCCTCGACCTCGCTCACCAGGTCATGGCGCGCGGGCTCCAGCAGCGGGTCACCGCGAGCCACTGCGTCCGTCTCGGCTCGCTCCCTCCCGAGCGTCTGCGGCCGGTGCTCGACGTCGTCGCCCGCGCCGGCCTCGGCATCGTCACCCTGCCGATCACCAACCTCTACCTCCAGGCCTGGGACGCGACGCACCTCGCGCCCCGTGGGCTCACCGCCGTCCGAGCGATCCTCGACGCCGGCATCCCGCTCGCCGCCGGTGCGGACAACCTCCGTGACCCCTTCAACCCCGTCGGCCGAGCAGACCCCTTCGAGACGACGTCGCTCCTCATGACCGCCGGACACCTCACCCCGGTCGAGGCGCTCGCTGCAGTGACGAGCGGTCCCCGGACCGTCATGGGCCTCGCGCCCGTGGGCACGGCGGTCGGGGACGCGTCCGATCTCGTGCTCGTCCCTGACGTCGACCTCGGCGACGTCCTCGCTGGTGCTGTCGACGCTCGCATCGTCGTCCACCAGGGCCGCGTCCTGTCCGACACCCGCACCCACCGTTCCCTCGACCTGTCCGGTTCCGCCAGCCAGGATGCCGCCGGTCCTGCCTCGGCTGCACCGATCCGCACCCTCCCCGCACTCCAACCCGTGAGGTGA
- a CDS encoding bile acid:sodium symporter family protein, translating into MTNHPSPDEAARRPHLGRRVLTRIDPFIVGMLCAVLLASFLPARGDAAEALGYLVLVAVGWLFFLYGVRLPTSDAFAAVRDWKLHGTVLGVTFVAFPLLGLASQLLAPAVIPVDLARGVLFLTLLPSTVQASIAFTSIARGNVAGAVVAASFSNLAGVVVTPLLVGLLLGGAVGFSADSIVKIGLQLLAPFVAGQLLRPWLAPWVLRHKRLTTVTDRGSVLLVVYSAFSHGVVDGIWTSVSFGSVVALVVISAVLLTIVLSLTTFLGHRLGFSRADRVVLLMCGSKKSLATGVPIATVLLPAATLGYMVLPLMIFHQLQLVVCSVIARRLGEQADPEPVALSPAPAA; encoded by the coding sequence GTGACGAACCACCCCTCCCCCGACGAGGCCGCGCGCCGCCCGCACCTCGGACGCCGCGTCCTGACCCGCATCGACCCGTTCATCGTCGGGATGCTCTGCGCCGTCCTGCTCGCGTCCTTCCTCCCGGCACGCGGCGACGCCGCCGAGGCGCTCGGGTACCTGGTCCTCGTCGCCGTCGGGTGGTTGTTCTTCCTCTACGGCGTCCGCCTGCCGACGAGCGACGCCTTCGCGGCCGTCCGCGACTGGAAGCTGCACGGCACCGTCCTCGGCGTGACGTTCGTCGCGTTCCCTCTCCTCGGCCTGGCGTCCCAGCTCCTCGCTCCCGCGGTCATCCCGGTCGACCTCGCGCGCGGTGTCCTGTTCCTCACGCTGCTTCCCTCGACGGTCCAGGCGTCCATCGCGTTCACGTCGATCGCCCGCGGCAACGTCGCCGGCGCCGTCGTCGCCGCGTCGTTCTCCAACCTCGCGGGGGTCGTCGTCACGCCCCTGCTCGTGGGGCTCCTGCTCGGCGGCGCGGTCGGCTTCTCCGCCGACTCGATCGTCAAGATCGGGCTGCAGCTGCTCGCACCGTTCGTCGCCGGCCAGCTCTTGCGCCCCTGGCTCGCGCCGTGGGTCCTGCGCCACAAGCGCCTCACCACCGTGACCGACCGCGGCTCCGTGCTCCTCGTCGTCTACTCGGCCTTCAGCCACGGGGTCGTCGACGGGATCTGGACGAGCGTCTCGTTCGGGTCCGTCGTCGCTCTCGTCGTCATCAGCGCCGTGCTGCTGACCATCGTCCTCAGTCTCACGACGTTCCTCGGGCACCGGCTCGGGTTCTCCCGGGCCGACCGCGTGGTGCTCCTCATGTGCGGATCGAAGAAGTCCCTGGCCACGGGCGTCCCGATCGCGACCGTCCTGCTCCCTGCAGCGACCCTCGGCTACATGGTGCTGCCGCTCATGATCTTCCACCAGCTCCAGCTCGTCGTGTGCTCCGTCATCGCGCGACGCCTCGGCGAGCAGGCCGATCCGGAACCCGTGGCGCTCAGCCCGGCACCGGCCGCCTGA
- a CDS encoding helix-turn-helix domain-containing protein: MLGGVIRARRHLLGKTLVEVATAGGLSHSFLSQLERGHARPSMRSLFLIAQALETTQQALLAAAAPDLSPTNGSGDPNIRLDRGGGSSIPVQTGSARLISHVEGGADVTEFLDLPTEFEDAFSHTRYELVYVVSGHIEIELTPPGSDTPEIHTLGPLESIGYPGATAHRHRRVGEARCVFLVVHSGPDVLESPPVPAPAPPHDH, from the coding sequence TTGCTCGGTGGTGTCATCCGCGCCCGGCGTCACCTCCTCGGCAAGACGCTCGTCGAGGTCGCGACCGCTGGAGGGCTCTCGCACTCGTTCCTCAGCCAGCTCGAGCGCGGGCACGCACGCCCGTCGATGCGGTCCCTGTTCCTCATCGCCCAGGCACTCGAGACGACCCAGCAGGCGCTCCTCGCTGCAGCAGCCCCCGACCTGTCGCCGACGAACGGTTCCGGGGACCCGAACATCCGTCTCGACCGTGGCGGCGGGTCCTCGATCCCGGTCCAGACCGGGTCAGCGCGCCTCATCAGCCACGTCGAGGGCGGGGCCGACGTCACCGAGTTCCTCGATCTCCCGACCGAGTTCGAGGACGCGTTCTCCCACACGCGCTACGAGCTCGTCTACGTCGTGTCCGGGCACATAGAGATCGAGCTCACCCCGCCCGGCTCCGACACGCCCGAGATCCATACGCTCGGCCCGCTGGAGAGCATCGGCTATCCCGGGGCGACCGCCCACCGCCATCGTCGCGTCGGCGAGGCCCGCTGCGTCTTCCTCGTCGTCCACTCCGGGCCCGACGTGCTGGAGAGCCCGCCCGTGCCCGCTCCCGCGCCCCCGCACGACCACTGA
- a CDS encoding cysteine hydrolase family protein, translated as MTRLDTSRGPSAARNSWTLGADRADLRRPAREPQVLHVEAAPQSLTLDLARTAVVVVDMQNDFCHPDGWLAGIGVDVTPARAPIPVLADLLPALRGHDVPVVWVSWGNRPDQANLPPNVLHVYDPDGTGAGIGSPNNAAGSPVLEAGSWAAAVVDELSGAPGFADDLHVDKYRMSGFVDTPLDSVLRNLRVDTLLLAGVNADQCVLATLMDAANIGYDVVMLEDAVATTSPTFCIEATVYNVRQCFGFTALASDLLAALQPAPRKTAP; from the coding sequence ATGACTCGTCTCGACACCTCGCGCGGCCCGAGCGCGGCCCGCAACTCCTGGACCCTAGGAGCCGACCGGGCCGACCTGCGCCGTCCGGCGCGGGAGCCGCAGGTGCTCCACGTGGAGGCTGCGCCGCAGTCCCTCACGCTCGACCTCGCACGCACCGCCGTCGTGGTCGTCGACATGCAGAACGACTTCTGCCACCCTGACGGGTGGCTCGCCGGGATCGGCGTGGACGTCACACCTGCGCGCGCCCCGATCCCCGTTCTCGCCGACCTCCTGCCCGCCCTGCGCGGCCACGACGTCCCCGTCGTGTGGGTGAGCTGGGGCAACCGCCCCGACCAGGCGAACCTGCCCCCCAACGTGCTCCACGTCTACGACCCGGACGGCACCGGGGCAGGCATCGGCAGCCCGAACAACGCGGCGGGGTCGCCCGTGCTCGAGGCCGGGTCCTGGGCGGCGGCCGTCGTCGACGAGCTCTCGGGAGCCCCCGGGTTCGCCGACGACCTGCACGTCGACAAGTACCGCATGAGCGGCTTCGTCGACACCCCGCTCGACTCGGTGCTGCGCAACCTGCGCGTCGACACGCTGCTCCTCGCCGGCGTGAACGCCGACCAGTGCGTCCTCGCGACCCTCATGGACGCGGCGAACATCGGGTACGACGTGGTCATGCTCGAGGACGCCGTCGCGACCACCTCGCCGACGTTCTGCATAGAGGCGACCGTGTACAACGTGCGACAGTGCTTCGGCTTCACCGCGCTGGCGAGCGACCTGCTCGCCGCGCTCCAGCCCGCTCCGAGAAAGACCGCTCCGTGA
- a CDS encoding AtzH-like domain-containing protein: protein MPLPGLLEAVGRYEHALITNDVPELDVLFASGSTTIRSDGGTTLVGHDHIATFRAQRPPVPRRTLVRVHVRGLAPEHAVVVAESERADGGTGVQTQVWSRTEGAWAVTTAHVSTVPPAVPVPATGIPGDTGTHPEHPEPPTDRTVWRVTAEDAAADGTPLPAPPAGSTGPLAGARVAVKDLFAVAGQRVGAGNPAWLAQAPVETASAAAVDALLAAGATLAGIAQTDELAFSLAGTNVHYGTPPNPAAPGRITGGSTSGPSAAVAAGVADVALGTDTGGSVRVPASYCGLFGLRTTHGAVSRDGLVGLASSFDTVGVLTRTPELLTAAAGALLPAQDVVRTTRIVVSPLLMDLADDDVRLAVEAALCALALRTGVPVETVDALTAAGLEEWFEAFRTVQQAEAWAEHRAFVAVHGESLDPAVAARFRAGERIDSAQEAGARAVLAGARTTLVGLLPPGTVLALPSSSTPALRRDADAAEVDAARAGTLRLTCVAGAGGLPALSVPTGRVGTLPVGLCLAAGPGQDRSLLALLGQTPGPAAPLSSLSPLSSVPAPAPAPEALA from the coding sequence GTGCCGCTCCCGGGTCTCCTCGAGGCCGTCGGCCGCTACGAGCATGCGCTCATAACGAACGACGTCCCCGAGCTGGACGTCCTCTTCGCGTCGGGCAGCACCACGATCCGCAGCGACGGCGGGACGACGCTCGTCGGCCACGACCACATCGCGACCTTCCGTGCGCAGCGCCCGCCGGTCCCCCGGCGCACCCTCGTGCGCGTCCACGTCCGGGGGCTCGCGCCTGAGCACGCGGTCGTCGTCGCCGAGTCGGAGCGTGCTGACGGCGGCACCGGGGTCCAGACCCAGGTGTGGTCCCGCACCGAGGGCGCGTGGGCCGTGACGACAGCGCACGTCTCGACCGTCCCGCCTGCTGTCCCCGTGCCTGCGACCGGCATCCCCGGCGACACCGGCACGCACCCCGAGCACCCCGAGCCCCCCACAGACCGCACCGTCTGGCGGGTGACGGCCGAAGACGCCGCCGCCGACGGGACCCCGCTCCCGGCCCCGCCGGCAGGGTCCACGGGGCCGCTCGCCGGAGCCCGGGTCGCGGTCAAGGACCTGTTCGCGGTCGCCGGGCAGCGGGTGGGCGCGGGCAACCCCGCATGGCTCGCCCAGGCTCCGGTCGAGACCGCGAGCGCCGCGGCGGTCGACGCCCTGCTCGCGGCCGGTGCGACGCTCGCGGGCATCGCTCAGACCGACGAGCTCGCGTTCTCGCTCGCGGGGACGAACGTCCACTACGGCACCCCGCCGAACCCGGCGGCGCCAGGTCGGATCACGGGTGGTTCGACGAGCGGTCCCAGCGCTGCGGTGGCTGCGGGCGTCGCAGACGTGGCGCTCGGGACGGACACGGGCGGCTCGGTGCGGGTCCCTGCGTCGTACTGCGGCCTGTTCGGGCTGCGCACCACGCACGGTGCGGTCTCGCGCGACGGGCTCGTGGGCCTGGCCTCGTCGTTCGACACGGTCGGGGTGCTGACCCGGACGCCGGAGCTGCTGACGGCTGCTGCGGGTGCTCTCCTCCCGGCCCAGGACGTCGTGCGCACGACGCGGATCGTCGTTTCTCCCCTGCTCATGGACCTGGCTGACGACGACGTACGACTTGCGGTCGAGGCTGCGCTGTGCGCCCTGGCGCTGCGCACGGGGGTCCCGGTCGAGACGGTCGACGCGCTGACCGCAGCAGGCCTGGAGGAGTGGTTCGAGGCGTTCCGGACCGTCCAGCAGGCGGAGGCGTGGGCCGAGCACCGGGCGTTCGTCGCCGTGCACGGCGAGAGCCTCGATCCTGCGGTCGCGGCGCGGTTCCGTGCCGGCGAGCGCATCGACTCCGCCCAGGAGGCCGGCGCCCGCGCGGTGCTCGCCGGTGCGCGGACGACCCTCGTCGGTCTGCTCCCGCCTGGGACCGTCCTCGCGCTGCCGAGCTCGTCGACGCCCGCCCTGCGTCGCGACGCGGACGCCGCCGAGGTCGATGCCGCCCGAGCGGGCACGCTGCGGCTCACGTGCGTGGCCGGCGCCGGCGGGCTCCCTGCCCTGTCCGTCCCGACGGGCCGCGTCGGCACCCTGCCCGTGGGCCTGTGCCTAGCGGCGGGCCCCGGTCAGGACCGGAGCCTCCTCGCGCTCCTCGGGCAGACGCCCGGACCTGCTGCACCGCTCTCGTCCCTCTCGCCCCTCTCGTCCGTCCCTGCCCCTGCCCCTGCCCCGGAGGCCCTCGCATGA